The Haemophilus parainfluenzae genome window below encodes:
- the fabD gene encoding ACP S-malonyltransferase, with product MKKFAMVFPGQGSQAVGMLADLANEYPVVTETFKQASEALGYDLWNLVQQGQAEELNKTWQTQPALLAASVAIFRVWQEKYPQLQPSVMAGHSLGEYSALVCAGVIDFKDAIKLVELRGKLMQQAVPEGTGAMYAIIGLDNEAIINACKQAEQGEVVSAVNFNSPGQVVIAGAKEAVERAAALCKEAGAKRALPLAVSVPSHCALMKPAAEQLAVTLEGITLNAPATPVLNNVDVKAETESTEIRTALIRQLYSPVRWTETVEKMAQDGVEVLVEIGPGKVLNGLTKRIVAELQATSVNDVASLDAVEALLA from the coding sequence ATGAAAAAATTCGCAATGGTTTTTCCAGGACAAGGTTCTCAAGCTGTTGGCATGTTAGCTGATCTTGCTAACGAATATCCGGTAGTCACTGAGACTTTTAAACAAGCATCTGAAGCGCTTGGCTATGATTTATGGAACTTGGTTCAACAAGGTCAAGCAGAAGAATTAAATAAAACTTGGCAAACTCAGCCGGCATTATTAGCGGCATCCGTTGCGATTTTCCGTGTATGGCAAGAAAAATACCCACAATTACAACCAAGCGTGATGGCTGGTCACAGTTTAGGTGAATATTCAGCATTAGTTTGTGCCGGTGTCATTGATTTTAAAGATGCGATCAAATTAGTCGAATTACGCGGTAAATTAATGCAGCAAGCGGTACCTGAAGGTACTGGTGCAATGTATGCGATTATTGGTTTAGATAATGAAGCGATTATTAATGCATGTAAACAAGCCGAGCAAGGTGAGGTAGTATCTGCAGTAAACTTTAACTCTCCAGGCCAAGTAGTCATTGCGGGAGCGAAAGAAGCGGTAGAACGTGCGGCTGCATTATGTAAAGAAGCTGGCGCAAAACGTGCTTTACCATTAGCGGTAAGTGTTCCTTCACATTGCGCATTAATGAAACCAGCAGCAGAACAATTAGCCGTAACACTTGAAGGCATTACGCTTAATGCGCCAGCAACACCAGTATTAAACAACGTGGATGTCAAAGCAGAAACAGAAAGTACAGAAATTCGTACCGCACTTATTCGTCAATTATATAGCCCTGTTCGTTGGACTGAAACCGTTGAGAAAATGGCACAAGATGGCGTAGAAGTTTTAGTTGAAATCGGCCCAGGTAAAGTATTAAACGGTTTAACAAAACGTATCGTGGCAGAATTACAAGCAACATCAGTAAACGATGTGGCATCATTAGATGCTGTTGAAGCATTATTAGCATAA
- the fabG gene encoding 3-oxoacyl-ACP reductase FabG: protein MQNKIALVTGATRGIGRAIAEELASKGAFVIGTATSEKGADTISSYLGDKGKGLVLNVADKESIDAVLEQIKEQFGDIDILVNNAGITRDNLLMRMKDEEWFDIMQTNLTSVFHLSKAMLRSMMKKRFGRIITIGSVVGSMGNPGQSNYCAAKAGLIGFSKGLAKEVASRGITVNVVAPGFIATDMTEVLTEEQKAGILGNVPAGRLGEPKDIAKAVAFLASDDAAYITGTTLHVNGGLYMS, encoded by the coding sequence ATGCAAAATAAAATCGCATTAGTGACAGGTGCAACACGTGGTATTGGCCGCGCAATTGCAGAAGAATTAGCATCAAAAGGTGCATTTGTAATTGGTACCGCAACCTCTGAAAAAGGTGCAGATACAATTTCTTCTTACCTTGGCGATAAAGGTAAAGGTTTAGTATTAAATGTGGCGGATAAAGAAAGTATTGATGCCGTATTAGAGCAAATTAAAGAACAATTTGGTGATATTGATATCCTCGTGAATAACGCAGGTATCACACGCGATAACTTATTAATGCGTATGAAAGATGAAGAATGGTTCGATATTATGCAAACCAACTTAACTTCTGTATTCCATCTTTCTAAAGCGATGTTACGTTCCATGATGAAAAAACGTTTCGGTCGTATCATTACTATTGGCTCAGTTGTGGGCTCAATGGGTAATCCGGGTCAATCTAACTATTGTGCAGCAAAAGCGGGTTTGATTGGTTTCTCTAAAGGCTTAGCGAAAGAAGTGGCATCACGTGGCATTACAGTAAACGTTGTGGCTCCTGGCTTCATCGCAACGGATATGACAGAAGTGCTTACTGAAGAACAAAAAGCAGGTATTCTTGGTAATGTCCCTGCAGGTCGTTTAGGTGAGCCAAAAGATATCGCAAAAGCGGTGGCGTTTTTAGCTTCTGATGATGCGGCTTATATTACGGGTACTACATTGCATGTGAATGGCGGCTTATATATGAGCTAA
- the acpP gene encoding acyl carrier protein — MSIEERVKKIIVEQLGVKEEDVKPEASFVEDLGADSLDTVELVMALEEEFDIEIPDEEAEKITTVQSAIDYVQNNQ; from the coding sequence ATGAGTATTGAAGAACGCGTGAAAAAAATCATCGTTGAACAATTAGGTGTTAAAGAAGAAGACGTAAAACCAGAAGCTTCTTTCGTTGAAGATTTAGGTGCGGACTCTTTAGATACAGTTGAATTAGTAATGGCTTTAGAAGAAGAATTCGATATCGAAATTCCTGATGAAGAAGCTGAAAAAATCACAACTGTTCAATCTGCGATTGACTACGTTCAAAACAATCAGTAA
- a CDS encoding anaerobic C4-dicarboxylate transporter: MDFLMNLGEGSQFAIQLAIVLICLFYGAKKGGIALGMLGGVGLIVLVFGFGIEPGKPAIDVMLTILAVVVTSATLQASGGLDVMLQIAEKMLRRNPKYVSILAPFVTCFLTILCGTGHVVYTMLPIIYDIAIKNDIRPERPMAASSIASQMGIIASPVSVAVVTLTTFLVNAKTPLAGFDGYLDLLKITVPSTLCGVLAIGIFSWFRGKDLDKDPEFQEKLKDPEFKKYVYGDSTSLLDKKLPQSSWNAMWIFFGAILVVALLGYFKDLRPAFEKSAPAQVVEIVSADKAVKTFNIKDGKIVALAKDGTLVLDVKDSKAKAKTAYNNVAIYNDKGEVVQTITVQDNGVVITAGDKTETIDNAAIVLKDTAKKKVNLSMVHVIQIFMLLAGALIVIFTKTDAGKISKNEIFRSGMIALVAVFGISWMAETMFTVHTPMMKAALGDVVKAHPWTYALMLLLISKFVNSQAAALVAFVPLALGIGVDPAIVLAFASACYGYYILPTYPSDLAAIQFDRSGTTHIGKFVINHSFILPGLIGVITSCIFGYIFTSLFGYL; this comes from the coding sequence ATGGATTTTCTAATGAACCTAGGTGAAGGTAGCCAGTTTGCGATTCAGCTTGCTATTGTTCTTATCTGTTTATTTTACGGGGCAAAAAAAGGTGGTATCGCACTGGGTATGCTCGGTGGAGTAGGCTTAATTGTTCTTGTTTTCGGCTTTGGTATTGAACCAGGTAAGCCTGCTATCGATGTTATGTTAACCATCCTTGCGGTGGTGGTGACATCAGCAACATTACAAGCCAGTGGTGGTTTAGATGTCATGTTACAAATCGCGGAGAAAATGCTTCGTCGTAACCCGAAATATGTCAGTATTTTGGCTCCGTTTGTAACCTGTTTCTTAACCATTTTATGTGGTACAGGTCATGTGGTTTATACCATGTTACCAATCATCTATGATATCGCGATCAAAAATGATATTCGTCCTGAACGTCCAATGGCGGCAAGTTCAATTGCCTCTCAAATGGGTATCATCGCGTCACCAGTTTCTGTGGCAGTAGTGACTTTAACCACATTCTTAGTGAATGCTAAAACCCCATTAGCAGGTTTTGATGGCTATTTAGATTTATTAAAAATTACCGTGCCTTCAACCCTTTGCGGCGTGTTAGCTATCGGTATTTTCAGCTGGTTCCGTGGTAAAGATTTAGATAAAGACCCAGAATTCCAAGAGAAATTAAAAGATCCCGAATTCAAAAAATATGTTTATGGTGATAGCACATCATTGTTAGATAAGAAATTACCACAATCTAGCTGGAATGCGATGTGGATCTTCTTTGGTGCGATTTTAGTAGTTGCCCTATTAGGTTACTTTAAAGATTTACGCCCAGCCTTTGAAAAATCAGCACCAGCTCAAGTGGTAGAAATCGTTTCTGCTGATAAAGCTGTGAAAACCTTTAATATTAAAGACGGTAAAATCGTTGCGTTAGCGAAAGACGGTACATTAGTGCTTGATGTTAAAGACAGTAAAGCAAAAGCAAAAACTGCCTATAACAACGTTGCGATTTATAATGATAAAGGTGAAGTTGTTCAAACAATTACCGTTCAAGATAACGGTGTTGTAATTACAGCGGGAGATAAAACAGAAACGATTGATAATGCTGCAATCGTATTAAAAGACACTGCGAAGAAAAAAGTGAATTTAAGTATGGTTCACGTTATTCAAATCTTCATGTTATTAGCGGGCGCATTAATTGTTATCTTTACTAAAACTGATGCGGGTAAAATCAGTAAAAATGAAATTTTCCGTTCAGGTATGATTGCGTTAGTGGCTGTATTCGGAATTTCTTGGATGGCAGAAACCATGTTTACTGTCCACACCCCAATGATGAAAGCGGCACTTGGTGATGTGGTAAAAGCGCATCCTTGGACTTATGCATTAATGTTGTTATTAATTTCTAAATTCGTAAATTCACAAGCCGCAGCATTAGTTGCATTCGTTCCTCTTGCTTTGGGTATCGGTGTTGATCCAGCGATTGTCTTGGCCTTTGCTTCAGCTTGTTACGGTTACTACATTTTACCTACTTACCCAAGTGATCTTGCGGCAATCCAATTTGACCGTTCAGGTACCACTCATATCGGTAAGTTTGTAATTAACCACAGCTTTATTTTACCGGGCTTAATTGGTGTAATCACTTCATGTATCTTTGGTTACATTTTCACAAGCTTGTTTGGTTATCTATAA
- the aroK gene encoding shikimate kinase AroK, translated as MAEKRNIFLVGPMGAGKSTIGRQLAQQLNMDFVDSDAVIEERAGADISWIFDLEGEEGFRKREERIINELTQLQGVVLSTGGGAVMSKENRNYLSARGIVIYLETTVDKQYQRTQRDKKRPLLQGADDPRQVLEDLAKVRNPLYEEIADITLPTDEQNAKVMVNQIVDLIDNLNGLNGSF; from the coding sequence ATGGCTGAAAAACGTAATATTTTTTTAGTAGGTCCAATGGGCGCGGGTAAAAGTACCATTGGCCGTCAGCTTGCGCAACAATTGAATATGGATTTTGTCGATTCAGATGCAGTAATTGAGGAACGTGCGGGAGCAGACATTAGCTGGATTTTTGATTTAGAAGGCGAAGAAGGCTTTCGTAAGCGTGAAGAACGTATTATCAATGAATTGACTCAATTACAAGGCGTCGTGCTTTCTACTGGTGGTGGGGCTGTGATGTCAAAAGAGAATCGAAATTATCTTTCTGCTCGTGGCATTGTCATTTATTTAGAAACCACGGTAGATAAGCAATATCAACGTACACAACGTGATAAAAAGCGCCCATTATTACAAGGTGCTGATGACCCACGCCAAGTGCTTGAAGATTTAGCTAAAGTGCGTAATCCGTTATACGAAGAAATTGCGGATATTACTTTACCAACAGATGAGCAAAATGCCAAAGTAATGGTTAATCAAATTGTTGATTTAATTGATAATCTAAACGGCTTAAACGGTTCATTCTAA
- the aroB gene encoding 3-dehydroquinate synthase, whose translation MLCVNVELKERRYPIYIGEGLLKDETCYPLKKGDKVMIVTNPTVAQYYLETVTQTLEKIGCQVESVLLPDGEKYKTLDSLNLIFTALLKHNHGRDTTIIALGGGVIGDVAGFAAASYQRGVRFIQIPTTLLAQVDSSVGGKTAVNHELGKNMVGAFYQPSTVIIDTLTLNTLPKREVNAGLAEVIKYGAILDYAFFEWLETHIDELVALNQHSLQHCIARCCQIKADVVARDETEKGDRALLNLGHTFGHAIETHLGYGNWLHGEAVAAGTMMAAVLSEQLGDLSFEDVARLEKLLARANLPTVSPDTMQPDDYLPHMMRDKKVLAGKLRLVLLKALGQAYVATDTDKSLVLNAIERCIQHD comes from the coding sequence ATGTTGTGCGTAAATGTTGAATTAAAAGAACGTCGTTATCCCATTTATATTGGCGAAGGGTTGCTTAAAGATGAAACCTGTTATCCGCTGAAGAAAGGGGATAAAGTGATGATTGTGACTAATCCAACTGTCGCACAATATTATCTTGAAACCGTTACACAAACTTTAGAAAAAATCGGCTGTCAGGTTGAATCAGTATTATTGCCTGATGGCGAAAAATACAAAACGCTCGATTCTTTAAACCTCATTTTTACCGCACTTTTAAAACATAATCATGGGCGAGATACCACCATTATTGCATTAGGTGGTGGTGTGATTGGTGATGTGGCAGGTTTTGCCGCCGCAAGTTATCAGCGTGGTGTGCGTTTTATTCAGATTCCTACCACATTATTAGCCCAAGTAGATTCTTCTGTCGGTGGAAAAACTGCCGTTAATCATGAGTTAGGCAAAAATATGGTTGGGGCGTTTTATCAACCTTCTACGGTGATCATTGATACCCTTACGCTCAATACCTTGCCAAAACGTGAAGTGAATGCGGGACTTGCGGAAGTCATTAAATATGGGGCGATTTTAGATTATGCCTTTTTCGAATGGCTTGAAACTCATATTGATGAATTAGTCGCGTTAAATCAACATTCACTGCAGCATTGTATTGCGCGTTGTTGCCAAATCAAAGCGGATGTTGTTGCACGCGATGAAACAGAAAAAGGTGATCGTGCATTATTAAATCTCGGTCATACTTTTGGGCATGCGATCGAAACGCATCTAGGTTATGGAAACTGGTTACATGGTGAGGCTGTTGCAGCTGGAACCATGATGGCTGCCGTATTATCCGAACAATTAGGTGATCTTTCTTTTGAAGATGTCGCACGTTTAGAAAAACTTTTAGCACGTGCTAATTTACCAACCGTTTCGCCTGATACCATGCAACCAGACGATTATTTACCGCACATGATGCGAGATAAAAAAGTGCTGGCAGGCAAGTTGCGTCTTGTGTTGCTAAAAGCTCTTGGTCAAGCCTACGTGGCGACTGATACTGACAAATCTCTTGTGCTAAACGCGATTGAGCGTTGCATACAACATGACTAA
- a CDS encoding Dam family site-specific DNA-(adenine-N6)-methyltransferase: protein MLRPKNNKTKPRIKHRPFLKWAGGKFRLTDDLNRVFPKRKQCLIEPFVGAGAVFLNSHFERYILADINPDLINLFNIVKDNVDAYIEACKPIFFAENANTAEYYYAQRDTFNQSTDPFERSVLFLYLNRFGFNGLCRYNSKNEFNVPFGAYKTHYFPEDELRYFAHKAQSAVFLCADFQQTFELADKHSVIYCDPPYAPLPQDTNFTGYAGNAFGFEHQKNLAECAKKAQKEKQISVVISNHDTKFTREIYKGAKFKRVKVQRSISQSSEKRVKVKELIAIFKG, encoded by the coding sequence ATGTTGCGTCCGAAAAATAACAAAACGAAACCTCGAATTAAACATCGCCCGTTTTTGAAGTGGGCGGGCGGTAAATTTCGTTTAACGGACGATCTCAACCGAGTCTTTCCAAAAAGAAAACAGTGTTTAATCGAACCTTTTGTGGGCGCGGGTGCTGTTTTTTTAAATTCTCATTTTGAACGTTATATTTTGGCAGATATTAATCCTGATTTGATTAACTTGTTTAATATCGTCAAAGACAATGTGGATGCCTATATTGAGGCTTGTAAGCCAATTTTCTTCGCTGAAAATGCGAATACAGCCGAGTATTATTACGCACAGCGAGATACCTTTAATCAATCAACTGATCCTTTCGAGCGTTCGGTGTTGTTTCTTTATTTGAACCGCTTTGGGTTTAATGGCTTGTGCCGTTATAACAGTAAAAATGAGTTTAATGTGCCCTTTGGCGCTTATAAAACCCATTATTTCCCTGAAGATGAATTACGCTATTTTGCTCATAAGGCACAAAGTGCGGTCTTTTTATGTGCTGATTTTCAACAGACATTTGAATTAGCGGATAAACACAGCGTGATCTATTGTGATCCTCCTTATGCACCGCTTCCGCAAGATACTAATTTTACTGGATATGCGGGGAATGCTTTTGGGTTTGAGCATCAAAAGAATTTAGCGGAATGTGCAAAGAAAGCACAAAAAGAAAAGCAAATTTCTGTCGTGATTTCTAACCACGATACAAAATTCACACGTGAGATTTACAAAGGGGCAAAATTTAAACGCGTTAAAGTACAGCGCTCGATCAGTCAATCTTCAGAGAAACGAGTTAAGGTAAAAGAATTAATCGCTATTTTTAAAGGTTAG
- a CDS encoding DciA family protein, with the protein MENKHERYQKAMNIIDVLEGSQFAKIMQKGLMLNELNQNISRLFPQEFKGLFRLGAITDGKLFIEVKSAVVRQGILFRQRELLAAIQPTYPEVKGFEIKINPELTC; encoded by the coding sequence GTGGAAAACAAGCATGAGCGTTATCAAAAAGCCATGAATATTATTGATGTGCTAGAAGGATCACAATTTGCCAAAATCATGCAGAAAGGCTTAATGTTGAATGAACTGAATCAAAACATCAGCCGCCTTTTCCCTCAAGAATTTAAAGGACTTTTTCGGTTAGGCGCCATCACAGATGGGAAACTCTTTATCGAAGTCAAAAGTGCGGTCGTTCGCCAAGGGATTTTATTTCGCCAACGTGAATTACTCGCTGCAATTCAACCGACTTATCCCGAAGTGAAAGGCTTTGAGATTAAAATCAATCCAGAATTAACCTGCTAA
- the secM gene encoding secA translation cis-regulator SecM: MMKSNKGKTNFWSQLLLSMIAIFALPVAQGLEVPPSSNMSGENYQTSSEQHMLIAVREIRQALQVQPQPINHKTHSNQKHEKIQSHFIAAEFPVFAPIRAGPAII; this comes from the coding sequence ATGATGAAATCAAACAAAGGTAAAACAAATTTCTGGTCGCAGTTGCTGTTAAGCATGATTGCGATTTTTGCTTTACCTGTTGCTCAGGGATTGGAGGTGCCACCTTCATCAAATATGAGCGGTGAAAATTACCAAACATCATCTGAACAACATATGTTGATTGCGGTGCGTGAAATTCGTCAAGCATTGCAGGTTCAACCTCAGCCAATAAATCACAAAACCCATTCAAATCAAAAACACGAAAAAATTCAATCGCACTTTATTGCGGCAGAATTCCCTGTTTTTGCCCCTATTCGTGCCGGCCCAGCCATCATTTAA